A segment of the Pieris brassicae chromosome 10, ilPieBrab1.1, whole genome shotgun sequence genome:
GCTATTTGTTACTAGCTTattgaatgttattttttgcAGTGAGAGATTCAATCAACAAGATGACGAGAATAAGCCCGAAGAACGCAATAGGTTTCAAAAGTTTGACAGAAGAGAGAACCGAGGAGACAGACGTGACAATTGGGGGGACAAGAAGGAAAATTGGCATCAAAAGAGGGAGTTTAAAGACAGAGGAGATCGGGATTTAAGGGGTGAAAGAGGGGATAGGGGCGATAGAAGTGAAAGGGGAGATAGAGGTGAAAGGGCGGATAGAGGAGATAGAGGTGAAAGGGGTGATAGAGGAGACAGAGGTGAAAGAGGGGATAGAGGGGGCAGAGGTGAAAGGGGTGATAGAGAAAATAGAGGAGATCGATACGGGGGTAGAAGTAATTTCAATCCTAGAGATAGGGCGGATCGGTCTGATAGATCTTTTGGCTTCGATGATAAGCGATTTGAAAAGAGGTCGTACAACGATGATCGCACTGGCCGCGTGCCCTCGAAGAACCGTAGTTTTACCTTCAAGGAATTGACCGACCCAGTGTCTCTAGACACGCCATTCACTGAGCCGTCCGTAGAGATCGGTTCACAACAAGAGGTCTCCGTGACGTGGATTATATCACCCGAAAACTTCTATACCCAAATCCTGTCTTTGCAAGCGAAATTCCTCAAGATGATGCACAAAATACCGCAGCTGTACAAAGGTGTGAAGTCTTACACTGGAGATGTCCCCGTTGGAGCGTCAGTTTTGGCTCGTTATCCCACCGACGGCGTCCTCTATAGAGCCACCGTGGTCGGTGTCCAGCCGTTCTCGAAATTTATCGTTCGGTACGTCGATTTCGGGAACAAGCAGCTGGTCGACGCTAAAGACATCTGGCAGCTGGACAGAGAGTTGATGGAGCTTCCGAAAATGGCCGTTCATTGTTCCTTAGTGGGCGTGGCGCCTAATGATGGCGAATGGAAGGCGAATCCAGAGATAGATCTGTGTTTCAACGCTCCGAGATACCAGTGCATCTTCCAAGAGTTCGTTGATGAGCAATACAAAGTGTCTCTGTGGAATAATGGCGTTAGTATTGCTGATTCTCTAGTGGAAAAGGGTCTCGCGACGTTATCTGAACATCAGTCGTCTGTTACATTAAAAGGTACGTTAAAGTTtcttaatttgtatgtatgtatgtatgtgtttttCTATGGTATGGTTTTTACATATTGACGTAAGTATTATACAGGGCTGAGTACCAATGTACTGTCGGTCTTGGTGTGCATTtagcattcgctcgaacggcgaaggaaactatcgtgaggaaaccggcttgccttagacacaaaaagttgACGTCGTGTGTCAGGCCCAGGAGACTGCTCACCTACTTGCGTATTAGATTGAAatttgatcatgaaacagttacagaaatctgaggcctagacctaaaaaaggttgtagcaccaatgagtttaatttttttatactgaaAGTGTCGGGGTTGCTTGGTAGTAATTGCTTAATAGCTATAAGTGTGAATAGCGAACTTTTCTTCGTCTAAATTATTTCCTTAtgctaaataaaacaaaatcaagtTTTTGagttacacaaataaatatgcGAATCGTCCATCTTCGAGTTTTGAgcttaacaatatattttgagattcattttcatttatatatatagacagtaaaaaaaccttttattgCTGATTCAATGGCAATttccttaaattaattaataaaataccacaactaaattcatttaaaataataattttccacATATATCATATGACACGATTCACACGCGACCCTGGCCgacaaattaatgttaaaacgACAGCTTATTCTTAAGTCTTCATAATCTGATCCAATTATCAGCTAATCTGTTCCACTTATGTCTGAAAAATggtttaaaattgataatctTCTACGAGTCTACGTAATTATGACTAATAAAAACGAACAAAACgaggtattattatttaatcacacacatacatacgaacacaaaaatattatatttatgtgtttataTGTGTGAAAATCGCAGAGCATGCATGTACATCAACATATATGacacaacaaaattaaaacattgatGATTGACgacatattgtataaaatgaatacaaaaatctattcttatttattttatattaatataagcgGCATATAGCAAGATGCACAGATAAAATATCAACTGTATAGACATTTGGAATGGACCACGGCGAGAAGAGAGCGGCTCAAAAAATTGCATAGAAGATAATGAATCATTACCAtgaagcgaatggagaaagaaagatGGATAGAGAAATTTGGAAaactggaggaggccttcccCACTGAATGGTTTGATGGTGGTGGTGATCGATGTACTTAAAGAAGTTAGGATACTaggataacaaaaaaaaatctgtaataaaCATACAACATATGTAACATTTGAAAAGACTGAAAAAACCGggattcattattattatattatgttatgtttataatataaacaaatacttattaaattttatcgaTAGTTATTTGTGTTATCAACTGAGCCacagtattatattatttacgccGCGGTATCTTTTCAGACGAAGCGATAGATCTCACGATAATCGTGGGTCAACAGATACTGTGTCGTGTGACTCATGTAGAGTCGTACGACAAATTTTACGTACAGCTTGATTTGGACAAGGCCGACCTAGTTGAGAGTGCCATCGCGGACTTTGATGCTAACAAGGTAAGGTACACATTACATATATCACTGGCTTCAGCTtccgactctcatccctgaggtcgaatGGActctctatgtgcgcatttggcattcgttcgaacggtgatGCAAGacttcgtgaggaaaccgactcgcctttgacacaaaaagtcgacggcgtgcgtggCACAGAAGGAAGAtctgcttgcctattagattaacaaatgattgtGAGACAGATATAGAATCAGAAtacctgaggcccagatcaAAAAATGtggcgccactgattttttattactagctGGCCGGCGAAATACGTACCGCCTTAGTCAagcttgatatattttatttagtttacacGAAATTCATTCTGAATGTCATGACATAATAGTTGCCAAATATTTGGTTGCATTCATGATGCAACCAAATATTTGGCAACTATGTCCATACTTTttcatttctatatatatatttaaaatcgaCAATACGCCATTATCGTAATAGTTGTCGATTGCAAACCATTATTTAATAACCTTATTTAATTTGAGGGGAGAGATTCCGTATCGACGGAATGACATCATTCATCATCTTTGACAGTTACGAAATCCATGGACAGTATTGgaatttttgtctttttttttagttataagtGTACGAACAAACCCGACTTTGTTTTAAGTGTTAAGATTTTAGATTACTCTAAACACTTAACTTTGACCACGAATTTTGTGATTCTTGTCACTTAAACCGTCTTGGATAAAAAATTCCAATAAAAATACCAGAAAAttctattttctatataatattgtagagTTTCTTTAAAGTCTGGCAGTCTCAGGTATTACCCATTATAATAGgtaattgatattaaatgGTTGGttgctatatattttttccagcTTACACCCATTGCAGATAGAATAATGGACGGTATTCATTGTACTGTTAGACACGAGGGAAAAATATACAGGGCCATATTGGGCGATGTGTCAGATAGTACGTCTGTGGAGGCTGTGTTGCCAGATTACGGTAAAACCATTAGGACGTCAGCGGAtaatgtaagttttttttaatatatctgaAAACGTGTGTTGGTATCAGGAAGCCGTTATTAAGAGATAAGTTTCCGGAAGCCTATTCCAGTCAGTTGCTACTCGTTTTGGAAGTTCTTTAGGGAATTCGTATTATATTGAGTGGTCCTCGGTTTTATAGAACTACCCCTCAAACGTGTGTTCTCAGTTAAAATAAAGAGCTTCTTAATTCCTAGAACAATATAGTGGATAGTAAGGATTACAAAGGTttcaattagattttttttttcatattaagtaTCAAGTATTATCACTGTGTGGTTATAATGACGTGTCAGTTGTCAATATAAAAGGAATTAGAATTGGCATTGCGAACTCGAATCCAACTTTGAGTATCTTTCCAAAGTGCGATctatgactcccgtatgtcaacaTTTGACATATGACCATTTCAATTGGATTTGAAGTATTCCTATATGTCAATTGAATTAGACATATTCCcgtatttcagttttttttatattggatAATTACATCGAGTACCAACTCGATGAGGCGTGATgccgattttttttaaaattttattacattagttTAGATAAATATGGCTTCCTGAACTCTTCACCTATATTGGATAATCATTTTCCACAATATTTCCAGATAATGATCCTCCCACCCGAGCTGAGTGTGTATTACTACCAGTCCCTGCAATGTTCTCTCAACAACTACACAGCGGCCTCCAAAATACTTATGTCATTAGAGGAACTCAAGGCTCGACTCGTTGGGAATacgttcattatttatatcaatgaTGTTGATGGAATATggtatgattttttaatgatgAATTAAAGTATTTCTGTAAAAAGACATACatatcatttattactaacaaaacacacacagaaacacataaaataacaataatcaatgataaaaaagaaaaaaaatgagagataagaaaaacgtatttacattttttttaaatcggttgtctgtaaagtcgaCTTACTGACGGTAGTTGATCGTGACGACGTCATACAATATACTGATGGAATGGTTGCTTcttgaaaagaaaaaaataattttatttgtttgatagatattttgtatggatatagagaaagaggtaaatggaaatcacaattgaattgatcaagttacatttatttgtacgcataaatACAACCGATTGTGCCTCTTTGTCGCTCGTTCCGCGCTCTCGCTTGCACTTCAAGCCTTAAATGGAACGCCTCAGAGCGAGCGCCGCATAAGTCATGTTTTTTCGTGTGTGCtccaaatagctttaatccggttaaaaaattcttttctttcaaaatgttttataccaatttatatatttagaacacTTTTGCAGCCTCATATCAACTCTATACGAGCCGAAGACAGGTGAGAAGGTAGAAATTTTCGAACCCGACGAAGGCGCATACGACGAAGTAGTACCTCTATGTACTCGGGCTGTGTTTAACTACAACTTTGGAATGGCCTTCGTTTCTCATTTGGAGAACCTGAACGAGTTTTACCTGCAGCGGTCGTCGGATTCCGACAAGATCGCCCAGTTGTTGGGTCAGCTTTACAAGTTCTATGAAGAAGGTATGGGCTGTGACAGTATTGAATATGTTTTGATTGAACCTATGTCTCTTCATCGCAGCATAAATACCATTTGCCAGATAGAGACAAAAGACGTGTGCAATcagactgatttagtttttatgaatgaaGGGATTGTTTTTATTCAGTATTTGCCAGGACAACGCACATCCGTCCAAATGGGCGTATATTACATGTACATACGTAGTATACAGAGAAATTACCCAAATTGCTAAAACCAGATATATATCTCAAATtcaatagtaaatatattttaatttatatttattcttgaTCAAATTTCAAGTTCCCGTCATTATTAGGCTTATTGTATAAtagattatttgtttaaattgaaaataaactttactttACATATGGGATATCGGTAgctaataattatgaatatagtGTAATTCTGCATTTCTTTAGTTCAAAAAATCCTCTGTTTTAGGAACTCCCGAATCTCTTACAAGTTTCGAAGCCGACACTTTATGTGTGGCAAAATCTACAGACGGCAACTGGTACAGAGCGAACGTATTGAGTGCGACCGAAGCCGAGGCCAAAGTGCAGTTCACCGACTATGGCAACTCCGAAACTATTCAAAAACAGTTGATTAAGAAGCTGGATCCCGAGTTCTACGAGCCGTGTTGCCTGGCGTTGGTGGCGAGCCTGGGCCTCGTGGCTGTGCAAGACGACACTCTCGCCAAATTCCAAGAGTGGACAAACGAGAATGAAGTACAGGTCACTTTGGCTTTCGGCTCCGACGGCTGGCTCGCCAATTTGAATCTCGACGGGGTCGACTTATCCCTGAAACTCATAAATGAAAAGCTAGCGGCGCCTCAAGTGGAGACGGCCCCGGTCGAAGAAGTGCAACCCGTCCAGGAACCGGTTCAACCGGTCTCCCCCCCAGAAGGATGCACCCAAGTTTACATCAGTCATATCGACAGCCCTGGCCACTTCTGGCTTCAAATGGCAGACAAAGTCGACAAAATTGAAGAAATCCAGGCGGAACTGCAGGCCAATATCGAAAGCTACCCCGAAATCGAGAGTAGAGAAATCGGCACATTGTGCGTGGCGAAATATTCCGCTGATGACCAATGGTACCGAGCCGAAATACTCGACTCGGATTCCGACATCACCACTGTGAGGTTCGTCGACTATGGAAACACGGACGTTCTCGATAACCAACCCGGCCTCATTAAAGTTATACCGGAACAGTTGAAGGCGATCGAGCGATTCGCCATCAAATCGAGTGTCAACGCCGTCCCCACGGGAACCGGCCAATGGTCGGAGCCGTCTTCGGACCGCTTCACTCGACTCGTCGGCGATTTGTCGCTGCCGGTTGACGCGCTGATCGTTCTCAAAGACGTCACCACATACGTCGATATTTTCGTCAACGGCCAGAACATCACGGATAAACTAGTCTCCGACGGCCACGCGACGCGATCGGAGCAGACGGAGTGCGGCGATCTCCCGTCTTGCTTCGCCAGTCACGTCAACTCCCCTTCCGAGTTCTGGATCCAGTTGGAGACCGCCACCCCAGAGTTGCAAGCGATGGAAGCCGCAATGGTGGACGCGGAGAACTTCCCGCCACTCGAATCTAAAGAGGAGGGCCTCTTGTGCGCCGCTAAGTACCCGGAGGATGGAGCGTGGTACAGGGCCCAAGTCATAGTGGACGGCTCGGAAGGCACCGAAGTGCTCTTTATGGATTATGGGAATGCCTCCATGGCGAACGAGTTGCGCAGTCTTCCCGATGATCTCAAAACCAGACCGGCGCTATCGAGAAAATGCGCCTTACAGAAGCCGAGAGAAATCAAGTCCTGGTCGCGGCGATCGGAGATTAAGTTCAATGAATTGGCGGCAGAGGGCGCTACCATTTTCAACGTGCAATTCATAGCGTCGGGAGACATATCTATTATAGAATTGTTTTTGGAAGGAAAATCGGTCACCGAAGAATTGGTCGGCCTCTGTGAAGAGCAACCGGAGAGGCCGTCTCCTGTCGGACAGGACTTGCACAGTAACGGGAAGATTTGCTATGTGAATACGTTAAACGAATTCTACGTGCAGTTGGACGACTCTGGAACTAAACTGGACAAAGTGACGGAGAGCTTAGACGACGGAGCGACTTTCGAAGCCGCTCCCGAGTTAAAAGTTGGAACAGTTTGCGCCGCTTTCTGGGTGGAAGATGCGAAATGGTATCGAGCAAAAATTCTCGAGTTTTGCGACGTCGGCTACCACGTGCAGTTTATCGATTATGGAAATAAGTCTAAGTGCGACGATTTCCGGCAGCTGCCTGAAGATTTAACGACGATTGAGCCACTCGCTAAAAGCTGTCGCTTAGCCGGTCTCACCGACGAGTCGGCGACGGACGAAACCGCCAAAGCAAAACTAGAAGACTACGTCGTCGATCTAGCGACATTCCAAATCGAGTTTCTAGATAGTACTACCGAACCGTCCTTAGTGAAGTTACTACTTAATGGCGAAGATGTCGTATCTTTACTTTTTTGCgagaacaaaatcaaattacCCGTTACACCGGCGGCCGAAGAAACTGACGAGGCAGGTGATTCTGGGTCACCTCGAGCAGATTTAGATGAAAGTATGGATAGTGCAAAAACTGTAATTGAAAACAGTGTTGAAATTGACAAAGTAAATGAGTTTCCTGAAACGGATACTATACCGGAAACGATTTCTAACGAGGACATTGTTACCGACAAAACGAATGATATTTCCAAAGATAAAGATACAAACGGTTTAAACGTCAGCGAAACGTCAAaggaatttaatgaaaaaacttTAGAGCAAGAGGCGAAGGAAGAATGCAATAAAAAGCAAGAATCTCCTGAAAAGGCACAAACTGATGGTGCTCCTGTCGAGccttaaattaacatttagatGCGAAGCATTTGTATATAAGATTCGTTTCATACATAAGTAACTTTTAGATTTAGAGTATATAAAGAACCATTTGATATCTGACTGACTGCGTTATCTAATTGTGATATAAACTTATGGCAGTTAACTTTATTTGCgtttatattcttaaatacTAAAAGTATTTAGTATGCACCGTTTGCATActctttttgttatttaatgcGAGGatagaattttattgtttaagatTAAGAACATGTTATACCCGTGACGTTTTCGTGTCAATACTcattgtgttatttttatattcaaaatgtgTGCATATTGTTTCTGTACATTCCCAGTTTTATCTCCTCTGTGCCTCCTTAAAAcctcttttaaattatttaaaaaccaaaattaGTCACCTTTTGACAGATGTCTGTCACAGAACAGTGCTtcagttttatgaataagggtAGTGTTTAAGTTACAGCAGTAACGGCTGAAGTTTGTCCTTTTGTtgctttataaaaatgattatatatttgagtgttttatttattcaactcTGAAGGCCAATTAATATGCAATGTATGATAATTGCTTACTAGTACGACTATGCCTTCGGGGTTAACGTTCTTCATGTTATCAAAACCGCTTCATTTATCTGGCCGTCGTAAATGCATATAACCCAGTGATTCTAAGTTTGAACCCGGCGAAACCTAGccgtaaatatttatcaatgaaACGAATGCATGAATTCATCAAAAATGTGTATTAGAAAAAAAGACAATGCACTGTACGCGTATTAATTTACACGATATTATTGCCTTAACTGAAATCAACCTTAccggaaataaatatatctatctcATTCGGTAATATTCtagttattaaatgaaatacagACTTaatggtatattttatttacatacttatttaagaaatttaaattaaagcatTATTCTCCTAACAAAACAAtggtttaaaacatttttttaattattaaagtacaatGTGTCCTGACCAAGgaggttttaatttaatttaaaatttaatagaccAATAACAGGCTTTTCCGATTTTGGCGCTATTTCGTACGAATACGAATTtgagtaatattttgttgaataAAACTTTAGTAGCAAAAATGTCAAGCAACACCGAGGCTACtgatgaaaatttaattccaCCTGACATTCTAGAAACAGCTACGAATAGTCTTTTGCCAGAAAAATCAAGAAAAGCGTACGACAATGTTACCAAGACTTTATGACttgaaaaattaacaaaaaggcTAACTCATTTTCCGAAAACGTCTTGTTAGCCTACTTTCAAGGGTTATCGGATAAATTTAAGTGTTCGTCCTTATGTTCTAAATATTCTATGATTAAAAGTACACTGAGTAAGTATATACAacgattatatatttatattaccaaATATTCAAAACGTGTATCATTTCTGAAACGTAAATCACAAGGATATAAAGGGAAGCAAGCCAAGACATTTTcagttaaacattttatatttcactgaatatttttttaaatgaagcgatcgataaattatatttttcaacgaAGATATGAagtattgatttatttgatgaataaataaaagttaaatagaatatattagtTAGTAAACGCCATCTCACTAAGTAATGGCTTTATACATAGATATTTACTAGCTTCATATTACTTAAgaacttataatattgttacagaTTGCACTAATATTTGGAATAATGCCAAAGACAggaattatataacattaaatttaaagacgTCGAAGTTTTTGAATCATCAATTAGTTAATATTTGgaacacaaaaaacaaaatagacCTATCTTTTACCATAACGGTCAAATATTACCAAATATGTAAACAATACAACAACAACTGTGACCTAATTTATGTAACAATCCTTGCTTCTTTTTGAATTACATTTCTGGGAAATGCACCTAACAAAGAGTTGGTATTAACAAATTTGGAATGTTGCACGGGATACTGCTTCTGCGACCTTACTTATCCATGCTGGCGGAGACATAACAGCACTAAAGCGTCACGGAGGGTGGAAGTCAACAACAGCTGCAGAAGGCTACATAGACGATTCTATAACTAACAAAATCTTAGTATCCAGTTCGATACTCAATTccgtagaaaataataaaaatgaaattaatataaacgttCCATTGTCAACTCCGACAACGACTAGCTTGTATAACGCCACCCAGTCTGTTATTCAGTTCAGTTTCATAATTGCTATATTCAAAatctgaataattattataataaattatttgtttttttatattgcattttatttaatgaattgaATGCTACCTATAGCCATGAGTTTAAATAGTGTATGCAACTGCATATAATTAGGTATTAAAACACTTGtgtaatcttatttttaaactacacTCATGTTTTAATAGCCTCTATAATATGACAGTTGCACAAACTGTCGCGTCCTATTTTTCGCCAGAGTTCATTTTAGGTTATttcaaaatagtaaaataaaacaacgatttaaatagaaattataatcTGACAAAAATTGTGTCAAACAATACACAAACatacgaaaaatatttacaatatttgtgaaccacttaaaaatatgaaaagtaCTACACCTGGtacattaaactaaaaaaaatacagcaattacaaaacttttaatcaataaaaactaaCTTCTGATCTAACGGCTCTAATCTAATCTCAGCTTTATACATTTTGAGAAAAAAGACGGTAACACACGGATTGTTTTAAGGACTACCCACAACACATACcatgaatttgtttattatttttgtatagaaaagGATAACgttgtatattgttttaatcttaatctatactaatattaaattctagTGAGTATAAGTAGTGTGTTTGTTTACGTATCGGACATACGCGTATAGCATATTCATGGTACGAGTCGATGGATTGTATGTAATTTCTTAAACGGATATACACGCAACTTTGAAAACTTAATTCGCGTTTATATCCGAcaaacaatactttattaaagtGTAGTACTCGAgtaaaccaaagacaataccgAATAGAAAGGAAATTACCAGATTATTTCTGGATATTTAACCTGTcaacagaaataaaaacagcAAAACGCTATCCTCAAATTATTTTTCCGGTATTAAGCCAAGGATGTTAAAGTCTTTGTTGTCGTCACTTTTTTCTAACACTAGTCCCTTTTCATTCGCCAAATGTAGTACTGATAATAATGCAAGCGGTACGCTGAGAGATTCGCGCAtattgtttgataattttgcGGGTAGTTTCGAATATAGGGAGAAGAAGGTAGTTTCGGAGACATCTTCCTTTTCGCCGGTCGGCGTTTGATGCGTCAGCATTTTCCACGTACagtgttttaattgtttcatgTCGACTTTTTTCGCTCTCATTGCGTAGGGTATGAAGATTTTTGGTATCTGAAATTTAACAGAAATCACAGTTATCATAGACAGACAATTTGTGGACAAACATACAagttaaacttttattaaaagacgTTTTCAAGAACACTtataatatacctaataatataagataatataaaacatttatgcaATACCTTCATGGGTGGTTCGAGCATTTCCCCAAGTTCCCCATTGTCCTCGAAGGGAGCCTGCGCGTGAGGACTGCCCGCCGCTAAGCCATCTTCGTTTCCCCATTCATTGGTttcctgaaaataataatattttatgaaccTGAATATGCAATAACTTttcgaacatttaaaaattatttaaatacattagtctttcgtctctttcttcTTTCCATCAAATTGTGTTTCGCTATGATAAGATAAGAGACAGACAAGtagtttagttaattataaggAATAAATCAGATCGATCGATGttcttatgaataaaaagttaCATGTGTAACAGTATTGtcatttgttaacatagcttttacacattgaaaacactttttaaccggatcgaaatatcaactccggggaaataaatacagataatacaactttctctacagctgtgttACTTTTTGTCTTTCCCCACCACCACCTTTACAAACTACAccttacaaacaaataaatacttctattaaaaatatacagcaCTCCGATattctgtaatttttaatagaagtatttatttgtttaatacttCATTGCGTTACAAAACCAGTACAATGCTAacacgtaatttttttaaggcaaCGGGTGGTCTCGTCGCTTTCAAGCGACCTCTTTCAGGCAACTCGAGTTGTAAAATTTCATTatgaaattacattttactaCGCATCATACTATCACATCTTAAATTATCATACTTAATACAACTAATACGtgaagttattaattaaacaaattaaatatataaaaattgtacgTAAACAGCAATTCTAATATCTTACGGGCACAGCCTGAGTGCAGTACGAG
Coding sequences within it:
- the LOC123714891 gene encoding maternal protein tudor-like isoform X3; the protein is MALPPDVQRSFRLFVTHVDGEGFFLKISGQLDQQSSLMIESLLKLAVENLESGIGAVPPGTPVPEGVVCAAKYKDGIYYRAKIISIKNIANGLVGVHFIDYGNKDTISLSTIRYLNKYDPMLLQIPGQASDYYLSRLIHESGRWDDSLLLKLQSLLCYAEYPATIDATTRTIPVISIQFKGNDLSSHLVSNKFGMALPIEKQEFLLLQVAENPLIPNWSPTIMNDSPAYPEHVPFLLNQNFPNPATAMRQNTSVSYSTIPPPSMVAQRLLVNRASRNTVNLKAPIRQPHQPYSPAPAAVSSTSAPMSLSKSPPSPKKSNTYKSRLLEINSTHKVFVSYAEEGPELFAVQLAVDANKLQEMMDDINRRPHSSLTEPPMIGTVCLGRMSGDRVICRAIVMNLSGSQCKLFFVDFGDTEMVSYYDIFDIPEEFVKPNVFAMRFCLSGVKKLEKGLHLNEAFKQLLNGKLMTLRVVAPEGPPLIQYGELYLDNRNVLDLLMANMKDKLQFKWLDALPQNSKQSVLVSYVDSCIKFYIQLSDNIDTLNAVMEAVKIHCENTSTPGPLPIGSVCCARFPEDANWYRAMVRDTKGERIIVAYVDYGNEQEVAVADIRTITPDLIQLPAQAMKCALKGYEDKAVESKTSNQLEMLALEKTLMVHVVGMYSHDTMLVTLVDDTVSPPLDIARRMNQLSQPRSTGNVEKVSPLIRKEAPEFSSPEGSVPDDGRKKSFRREKSFKEERKRDGDEEFGQRGSSFRGRDQKDGFDRRGGRRENQFSPQPASTEESWEDSSTPSVQSPPLRQNRENHRDKRKSRPDERQKGPKKESSVGRRLRQATEVAQAHKNVQDRLKRERFNQQDDENKPEERNRFQKFDRRENRGDRRDNWGDKKENWHQKREFKDRGDRDLRGERGDRGDRSERGDRGERADRGDRGERGDRGDRGERGDRGGRGERGDRENRGDRYGGRSNFNPRDRADRSDRSFGFDDKRFEKRSYNDDRTGRVPSKNRSFTFKELTDPVSLDTPFTEPSVEIGSQQEVSVTWIISPENFYTQILSLQAKFLKMMHKIPQLYKGVKSYTGDVPVGASVLARYPTDGVLYRATVVGVQPFSKFIVRYVDFGNKQLVDAKDIWQLDRELMELPKMAVHCSLVGVAPNDGEWKANPEIDLCFNAPRYQCIFQEFVDEQYKVSLWNNGVSIADSLVEKGLATLSEHQSSVTLKDEAIDLTIIVGQQILCRVTHVESYDKFYVQLDLDKADLVESAIADFDANKLTPIADRIMDGIHCTVRHEGKIYRAILGDVSDSTSVEAVLPDYGKTIRTSADNIMILPPELSVYYYQSLQCSLNNYTAASKILMSLEELKARLVGNTFIIYINDVDGICLISTLYEPKTGEKVEIFEPDEGAYDEVVPLCTRAVFNYNFGMAFVSHLENLNEFYLQRSSDSDKIAQLLGQLYKFYEEGTPESLTSFEADTLCVAKSTDGNWYRANVLSATEAEAKVQFTDYGNSETIQKQLIKKLDPEFYEPCCLALVASLGLVAVQDDTLAKFQEWTNENEVQVTLAFGSDGWLANLNLDGVDLSLKLINEKLAAPQVETAPVEEVQPVQEPVQPVSPPEGCTQVYISHIDSPGHFWLQMADKVDKIEEIQAELQANIESYPEIESREIGTLCVAKYSADDQWYRAEILDSDSDITTVRFVDYGNTDVLDNQPGLIKVIPEQLKAIERFAIKSSVNAVPTGTGQWSEPSSDRFTRLVGDLSLPVDALIVLKDVTTYVDIFVNGQNITDKLVSDGHATRSEQTECGDLPSCFASHVNSPSEFWIQLETATPELQAMEAAMVDAENFPPLESKEEGLLCAAKYPEDGAWYRAQVIVDGSEGTEVLFMDYGNASMANELRSLPDDLKTRPALSRKCALQKPREIKSWSRRSEIKFNELAAEGATIFNVQFIASGDISIIELFLEGKSVTEELVGLCEEQPERPSPVGQDLHSNGKICYVNTLNEFYVQLDDSGTKLDKVTESLDDGATFEAAPELKVGTVCAAFWVEDAKWYRAKILEFCDVGYHVQFIDYGNKSKCDDFRQLPEDLTTIEPLAKSCRLAGLTDESATDETAKAKLEDYVVDLATFQIEFLDSTTEPSLVKLLLNGEDVVSLLFCENKIKLPVTPAAEETDEAGDSGSPRADLDESMDSAKTVIENSVEIDKVNEFPETDTIPETISNEDIVTDKTNDISKDKDTNGLNVSETSKEFNEKTLEQEAKEECNKKQESPEKAQTDGAPVEP